A DNA window from Methanobacterium sp. Maddingley MBC34 contains the following coding sequences:
- a CDS encoding putative methyltransferase, YaeB/AF_241 family (PFAM: Uncharacterised protein family UPF0066~TIGRFAM: putative methyltransferase, YaeB/AF_241 family) — MQYNPIGIIHSPFKDLHGMPIQPIGARGVKGQIELNEDYVPGLKDLDGFSHIILIYHFHLSEGYSLEVKPFLDRVKRGIFATRAPKRPNPIGISVVHLEKIEGSILYINNVDVVDGTPLLDIKPYIPYLDKDKNEKVSMGWFEDKHQEVKGKKSDNRFVD, encoded by the coding sequence ATGCAGTACAATCCCATAGGAATAATACATTCTCCTTTCAAAGATCTTCATGGAATGCCAATACAACCTATTGGTGCCAGGGGAGTTAAAGGTCAGATAGAACTGAATGAAGATTATGTACCTGGTTTGAAAGATTTAGATGGATTCTCACACATCATTCTCATCTACCACTTCCACCTTTCTGAGGGCTATTCCCTTGAGGTAAAACCTTTCCTGGACCGGGTTAAAAGGGGAATATTTGCAACAAGAGCACCAAAACGTCCGAATCCCATTGGAATTTCGGTGGTTCATCTGGAGAAGATTGAAGGGTCCATCTTATACATAAACAATGTGGATGTGGTTGATGGAACTCCTCTTCTGGATATAAAGCCATACATACCTTATTTGGATAAGGATAAAAATGAAAAAGTGAGTATGGGTTGGTTTGAAGATAAACATCAGGAAGTCAAAGGAAAAAAATCAG